In the [Clostridium] colinum genome, one interval contains:
- a CDS encoding HD domain-containing protein, with protein MKAIWSKRRLTNNEDELAQEFMECVKDIIHLDEIKQLDNFVQHCNTSRLQHSLNVAYYSFLWAKKRGLDYKSVARAGILHDLYLYDWRQVETEQHHAFHHPKEALKNAEMLVELNEIEKDAIKNHMWPLSEAFPKYKESYILSWVDKYCAVVEVSVQLCKSILKVKMFSKKAVSK; from the coding sequence ATGAAAGCTATCTGGTCTAAAAGAAGATTAACTAATAATGAAGATGAATTAGCACAAGAATTTATGGAATGTGTTAAAGATATAATACACTTAGATGAAATAAAACAATTAGATAATTTTGTACAACATTGTAACACTAGTAGGTTACAACATAGCTTAAATGTTGCTTATTATAGTTTTTTATGGGCTAAAAAAAGAGGACTAGATTATAAATCAGTTGCTAGAGCAGGTATTTTACACGATTTATATTTATATGATTGGCGTCAAGTAGAAACAGAACAACATCACGCTTTTCATCATCCAAAAGAAGCTTTAAAAAATGCAGAAATGTTAGTAGAGCTTAATGAAATTGAAAAAGATGCAATAAAAAATCATATGTGGCCTTTATCGGAAGCTTTTCCTAAATATAAAGAAAGTTATATTTTAAGTTGGGTTGATAAATATTGTGCTGTTGTGGAAGTATCTGTACAACTATGTAAATCTATCTTAAAAGTTAAAATGTTTTCTAAAAAGGCTGTATCTAAGTAA
- a CDS encoding alpha/beta-type small acid-soluble spore protein, whose amino-acid sequence MASNKKAIPEARAALDAFKYEVANEIGVPLKKGYNGDLTSYQNGSVGGYMVKKMIEAQERHMAGQKNS is encoded by the coding sequence ATGGCAAGTAATAAAAAAGCAATTCCAGAAGCAAGAGCAGCCCTTGATGCATTTAAATACGAGGTTGCAAATGAAATAGGAGTGCCTTTAAAAAAAGGCTATAATGGAGATTTAACTTCATATCAAAACGGTTCTGTTGGTGGCTATATGGTTAAAAAAATGATTGAAGCTCAAGAAAGACATATGGCAGGACAAAAAAATAGCTAA
- a CDS encoding APC family permease, producing the protein MEDNKKYGLFTAITMIMGIVIGSGIFFKADDVLTYTNGNVLLGIFIFCIAAISIIFGSLSISQLATRTDNPGGIISYAEEFINKETASAFGWFQTFLYLPSLIAVVCWVAGIYICQLFNIKDSFLNPYTIGIIIMVLIYLMNTLSAKIGGYFQNISMIIKLIPLILFAILGMIKGEPQNVLSSDFESIKTAGVSLGILSAFGPIAFAFDGWIVSTSISHEIRNSKRNLPIALIISPILVLLIYILYFVGISVFVGTENVLILGNDSVNKMASILFGETGSKIIVIFVIISVLGTINGLTLGLIRMPYSLAIRNMVPFSKPLSKQNEKLHNMPLNSAIFSFIISLIWYAIHYITQINNMPGDVSEIIVCISYINYSILYCVIIKLAIKGEIKNKFMGYFVPIMAIIGSLIILTGGFNNPLFIYYLILCLVTMLIGYFYLKKSK; encoded by the coding sequence ATGGAAGATAACAAAAAATATGGACTTTTTACCGCAATAACAATGATAATGGGTATAGTTATAGGCTCTGGAATATTTTTTAAAGCAGATGATGTTTTAACTTATACTAATGGAAATGTACTTTTAGGTATATTTATATTTTGTATAGCTGCAATATCTATAATATTTGGTAGTCTTTCTATATCTCAATTAGCAACTAGAACAGATAATCCAGGCGGTATTATATCTTATGCTGAAGAGTTTATAAATAAAGAAACTGCATCTGCATTTGGTTGGTTTCAAACATTTTTATATTTACCATCTTTAATAGCTGTTGTATGTTGGGTTGCTGGTATATATATATGTCAATTATTTAATATAAAAGATAGTTTTTTAAATCCTTATACTATTGGTATTATAATTATGGTTTTAATTTACCTTATGAATACTTTATCCGCTAAAATTGGTGGTTATTTTCAAAATATATCTATGATTATAAAATTAATCCCTTTAATTTTATTTGCTATATTAGGTATGATAAAGGGTGAACCTCAAAATGTCTTAAGCTCTGATTTTGAAAGTATAAAAACTGCCGGTGTAAGTTTAGGTATATTATCTGCTTTTGGACCTATTGCATTTGCATTTGATGGTTGGATAGTTTCTACATCTATATCTCACGAAATAAGAAATAGTAAAAGAAATTTACCAATAGCACTTATAATATCTCCTATATTAGTATTATTAATATATATATTATATTTTGTAGGTATTAGTGTTTTTGTAGGAACTGAAAATGTTCTTATATTAGGAAATGATAGTGTTAATAAAATGGCTAGTATATTGTTTGGTGAAACAGGTTCTAAAATAATTGTAATTTTTGTAATTATTTCTGTTTTAGGTACTATAAATGGTCTTACATTAGGGCTAATAAGAATGCCTTATTCTTTAGCTATTAGAAATATGGTACCTTTTAGCAAACCTTTATCAAAACAAAATGAAAAACTTCATAATATGCCTTTAAATTCTGCTATTTTTTCATTTATTATTAGCTTAATTTGGTATGCTATACACTATATAACTCAAATTAATAATATGCCTGGAGATGTATCTGAAATAATCGTTTGTATTAGCTATATAAATTATTCTATATTATATTGTGTTATTATAAAGTTAGCTATAAAAGGTGAAATTAAAAATAAATTTATGGGTTATTTTGTTCCTATAATGGCTATTATAGGCTCATTAATAATTTTAACAGGTGGCTTTAACAATCCTTTATTTATTTATTATCTTATTCTTTGCCTAGTAACTATGCTTATAGGTTATTTTTATTTAAAAAAATCTAAATAA
- a CDS encoding undecaprenyl diphosphate synthase family protein: protein MKNIARDVNNKNISIDNIDENLVSSYLDTKEYNDPELIIRTSGELRTSNFLIWQSAYSEFYFSDKLWPDFTFEDLEQAINAYQKRERRFGGRVNS from the coding sequence ATAAAAAATATAGCTAGAGATGTAAATAATAAAAATATATCTATAGATAATATAGATGAAAATCTTGTTTCTTCTTATTTGGACACAAAAGAATATAATGACCCAGAGCTTATAATAAGAACTAGCGGAGAGCTTAGAACAAGTAATTTTTTAATATGGCAATCGGCTTATAGCGAATTTTATTTTAGCGATAAGCTTTGGCCAGATTTTACATTTGAAGACTTAGAACAAGCGATAAATGCTTATCAAAAAAGAGAAAGGCGCTTTGGCGGTAGGGTAAATAGTTAG
- a CDS encoding phosphatidate cytidylyltransferase: MLVRIISSVVLFPILFALVYYGGLPLKIGTIFVSIIGMYEFYKAICKKIIPIHYLGFIFALIYLLILDTPFFQISDLISGTFLLLSLIFMVFNYKKISIFDVSLTFFGFCYIPLMFSTVYLIRELDYGNYTVWLPFICAWACDTGAYFVGITMGKHKLTPGLSPKKTIEGAIGGVLFSALFCGIYGFFIANKNVEIEHIFNNNYTLIISFVLLGIIGAIFAQFGDLTASATKRRFNIKDYGKIIPGHGGILDRFDSVIFTAGICYIVLKIIEIYNIIL; the protein is encoded by the coding sequence ATGTTAGTTAGAATAATATCAAGTGTAGTTTTGTTTCCTATATTATTTGCTTTAGTATATTATGGGGGGTTACCTTTAAAAATAGGTACTATATTTGTATCTATAATAGGTATGTATGAATTTTATAAAGCAATATGTAAAAAAATAATACCAATACATTATTTAGGGTTTATTTTTGCATTAATTTATTTATTAATTTTGGATACACCATTTTTTCAAATATCTGATTTGATAAGTGGAACATTTTTATTACTAAGTTTAATATTTATGGTATTTAATTATAAAAAAATAAGTATATTTGATGTATCTTTAACATTTTTTGGATTTTGTTATATACCCCTTATGTTTTCTACGGTATATTTAATAAGAGAGCTTGATTATGGAAATTATACTGTATGGTTACCTTTTATATGTGCGTGGGCTTGTGATACTGGAGCATATTTTGTAGGGATAACAATGGGAAAACATAAATTAACACCAGGGCTTAGCCCTAAAAAGACTATAGAAGGTGCAATAGGTGGTGTTTTATTTTCGGCATTATTTTGTGGAATATATGGATTTTTTATAGCAAACAAAAATGTAGAAATAGAGCATATTTTCAACAATAATTATACATTAATAATTAGTTTTGTTCTTTTAGGTATAATAGGTGCTATATTTGCTCAATTTGGAGATTTAACAGCATCTGCTACCAAAAGAAGATTTAATATAAAAGATTATGGTAAAATTATACCAGGCCACGGAGGAATATTAGACAGATTTGATAGTGTAATATTTACAGCTGGTATTTGTTATATTGTTCTTAAAATAATAGAAATTTATAATATTATTCTTTAA
- a CDS encoding 1-deoxy-D-xylulose-5-phosphate reductoisomerase — translation MNKNIVILGSTGSIGTQSLEVVENLKNINIIGLSTNTNIDILENQIRKYKPMYVCVMDMEKANILKENIKDTNTQVLTGEEGLIKLATLDNIDTVLNSLVGNIGLLPTIYGIRAKKHIALANKETLVSAGELVMKEAKKYGVNIYPIDSEHSAIFQCLQGNKHKDIEKIILTASGGPFREHTNLENVTLAEALNHPNWSMGKKITIDSATLMNKGLEVIEAKWLFNIDIDKIEVIIHPQSIIHSMIEYKDSAIMAQLGTPDMKVPIQYALAYPNRTKNNFEKLDLLKHNNLTFKKPNYELFPCLKYAFDAIKIGGIMPCVLNASNEVAVEYFLSDKIKFTDIPKIVYKTMENYKDKNKLDYSLEDVLQADKLSRDYAKNIILCNEF, via the coding sequence ATGAATAAAAATATAGTTATATTAGGTTCTACAGGGTCTATTGGTACACAATCATTAGAAGTTGTAGAAAATTTAAAAAATATAAATATTATAGGATTATCTACAAATACTAATATAGATATTTTAGAAAATCAAATAAGAAAATATAAGCCTATGTATGTTTGTGTTATGGATATGGAAAAGGCTAATATTTTAAAAGAAAATATAAAAGATACAAATACACAAGTATTAACAGGCGAAGAAGGTCTTATTAAGCTTGCAACATTAGATAATATAGATACAGTTTTAAATTCATTAGTTGGTAATATAGGACTTTTGCCTACTATATATGGGATAAGAGCAAAAAAACATATAGCTCTAGCTAATAAAGAAACATTAGTTTCTGCAGGTGAGCTAGTTATGAAAGAGGCTAAAAAGTATGGTGTAAATATATATCCAATAGACAGTGAACATTCGGCTATTTTTCAATGTTTGCAAGGAAACAAACATAAAGATATAGAAAAAATTATATTAACAGCATCTGGTGGTCCTTTTAGAGAACATACAAACCTTGAAAACGTAACATTAGCAGAAGCTTTAAATCATCCTAACTGGTCTATGGGTAAAAAAATAACAATAGATTCGGCAACACTTATGAATAAAGGCCTTGAAGTTATAGAAGCAAAGTGGCTTTTTAATATTGATATAGATAAAATAGAAGTTATTATACACCCACAAAGTATAATTCATTCTATGATAGAATATAAAGATAGTGCTATAATGGCTCAATTGGGAACACCAGATATGAAAGTACCTATACAATATGCCTTAGCATATCCTAATAGAACAAAAAATAATTTTGAAAAACTAGACCTTTTAAAACATAATAATCTTACATTTAAAAAGCCTAATTATGAACTTTTCCCTTGTTTAAAATATGCCTTTGATGCAATAAAAATAGGAGGCATTATGCCTTGTGTATTAAATGCTAGCAACGAAGTAGCAGTAGAATATTTTTTAAGTGATAAAATTAAATTTACAGACATACCTAAAATTGTTTATAAAACAATGGAAAATTATAAAGATAAAAATAAGCTAGATTATAGTTTGGAAGATGTTTTACAAGCAGATAAACTTTCAAGAGATTATGCAAAAAATATAATTTTGTGTAATGAATTTTAA
- a CDS encoding M50 family metallopeptidase: protein MSLIITILIFGFIILVHEWGHFIVARKSGVFVEEFAIGMGTKLWSKEKDGTLYSVRLFPLGGYCKMKDEDSASDDPDSFSNATMPKKFAIIFAGAFMNFVLAFAIFIGITFFSGTATTTVREVTEGSPAQEAGIQPKDVIYKLDGKKIRNFEDLTFQISRLKEEQNKSLELIVKRDGQKIKFNIKPEFDKNNNRYLIGISPVLKNGLLAKDIEGIEKNTFFGTIRDGYNNMIFTIKVTIIGVFDLFSGQIALKELTGPIGITPVIDKHYETAMKVSVSATILTMLNIMALLSANIGVFNLLPIPALDGGRIVFLTIEAIRGKPISPEKEGMVHFIGFVILMGFGILIAFKDVINLF, encoded by the coding sequence TTGTCTTTAATAATAACAATTTTAATATTTGGATTTATTATATTAGTACACGAATGGGGACATTTTATTGTTGCTAGAAAAAGTGGTGTATTTGTAGAAGAATTTGCAATAGGTATGGGTACAAAGCTATGGAGCAAAGAAAAAGATGGTACATTATATTCTGTTAGGCTTTTTCCGCTTGGTGGATATTGCAAAATGAAAGATGAAGATTCAGCTAGTGATGACCCTGATAGTTTTTCTAATGCTACTATGCCTAAAAAATTTGCTATAATTTTTGCTGGTGCATTTATGAACTTTGTTTTGGCATTTGCTATATTTATTGGTATTACATTTTTTAGTGGCACTGCTACAACTACTGTTAGAGAAGTAACAGAGGGGTCTCCAGCTCAAGAAGCAGGAATACAACCAAAAGATGTAATATATAAATTAGACGGCAAAAAAATAAGAAATTTTGAAGATTTAACTTTTCAAATCTCAAGGCTTAAAGAAGAGCAAAATAAAAGTTTAGAATTAATAGTTAAAAGAGATGGACAAAAAATAAAATTTAATATAAAACCAGAATTTGATAAAAATAACAACAGATATTTAATAGGTATATCACCAGTTTTAAAAAATGGACTTTTAGCCAAAGATATTGAAGGTATAGAAAAAAATACTTTTTTTGGTACTATTCGTGATGGATATAATAATATGATATTTACTATAAAAGTTACAATAATTGGTGTGTTTGATTTATTCTCAGGTCAAATTGCTTTAAAAGAATTAACAGGACCTATAGGTATAACACCAGTTATTGATAAACATTATGAAACGGCTATGAAAGTTAGTGTTAGTGCTACTATACTTACTATGCTTAATATAATGGCTCTTCTTAGTGCTAATATTGGAGTATTTAATCTTTTACCAATACCAGCACTTGATGGAGGAAGAATAGTATTTTTAACAATAGAAGCTATAAGAGGTAAACCTATATCTCCAGAAAAAGAGGGTATGGTTCATTTTATAGGATTTGTTATTTTAATGGGATTTGGTATATTAATAGCTTTTAAAGATGTTATAAATTTATTTTAA
- the ispG gene encoding flavodoxin-dependent (E)-4-hydroxy-3-methylbut-2-enyl-diphosphate synthase, producing MQRKKTREISIGNIKIGGNNPIAIQSMCNTDTRDAKATIEQIKSLSEEGCEIIRIAIPDMEACEAIKEIKKNIKIPLVADIHFDYRLALQAIENGIDKIRINPGNIGNEERIKAVITKAQERNIPIRIGVNSGSLEKDILQKYGEVTPKGLVESALRHVRIIEKYDYNNIVVSIKASSVPFSMETYSILSNEIDYPLHLGITEAGTVWSGSIKSAVGIGSILSMGIGDTIRVSLTGNPIEEIKTAKEILKSLGLRKFGIEFISCPTCGRTEVDLISIANKVEEECKKINKNLKVAVMGCAVNGPGEAKEADIGIAGGKGYGLIFKKGEILKKVPEDMLIPELLKLINEL from the coding sequence ATACAAAGAAAAAAAACAAGAGAAATATCTATTGGTAATATAAAAATAGGTGGTAATAATCCTATTGCTATACAATCTATGTGTAATACAGACACTAGAGATGCGAAGGCTACAATAGAACAAATAAAAAGCTTGTCAGAAGAAGGCTGTGAAATAATAAGAATTGCTATTCCAGATATGGAGGCTTGTGAAGCTATTAAAGAAATTAAAAAAAATATAAAAATACCTTTAGTTGCAGATATTCATTTTGATTATAGGTTAGCTTTACAAGCCATAGAAAATGGTATTGATAAAATAAGAATAAATCCAGGTAATATAGGTAATGAAGAAAGAATAAAAGCAGTTATAACTAAGGCACAAGAAAGAAATATTCCTATTAGAATAGGGGTAAATTCTGGGTCATTAGAAAAAGATATATTACAAAAATATGGAGAAGTTACACCAAAGGGACTTGTTGAAAGTGCTTTAAGACACGTAAGAATAATAGAAAAATATGATTATAATAATATAGTAGTATCTATAAAAGCATCTAGTGTTCCATTTAGTATGGAAACTTACTCTATATTATCTAATGAAATAGATTATCCATTACATTTAGGAATAACAGAAGCAGGAACTGTATGGAGTGGGTCTATAAAATCAGCAGTAGGTATAGGCTCTATTTTAAGTATGGGTATAGGAGATACTATAAGAGTATCTTTAACAGGTAATCCAATTGAAGAGATAAAAACGGCTAAAGAGATTTTAAAATCTTTGGGGCTTAGAAAATTTGGTATAGAGTTTATATCTTGCCCTACTTGTGGTAGAACAGAAGTTGATTTAATATCTATTGCTAACAAAGTTGAAGAAGAATGTAAAAAAATAAATAAAAATTTAAAAGTTGCTGTTATGGGCTGTGCAGTTAATGGTCCAGGAGAGGCTAAAGAAGCAGACATAGGTATAGCAGGTGGAAAAGGATATGGGCTTATCTTTAAAAAGGGAGAAATATTAAAAAAAGTTCCAGAAGATATGCTTATACCAGAACTTTTAAAGCTTATAAATGAGTTATAA
- a CDS encoding PolC-type DNA polymerase III — protein MEDKKFSNVFSKIKLSANVKTVLKNTIVSNIKINSSRALAEIFLQSDKVVNENCLKDFEEDIFENFKFLKEVNIYLKYNLDDLTLQQKVEKIWDNIVKVIKVKSPICFPIFKEATFNIEENILNINLYKRGAFIFKAKKIDTIIEEVIKDRFDINVFVKFIDVNTNINSAKEKNDELKELIAKALENTNTQNTHQVSQQDKYPDINKFRRVKRLSLKIKDTIEEEVKEIKNSVIDGEIITIKGKIFGLDITETKKGKYIVKVDITDMTDSISFKFFTEPEDFKEDYSDIVKKGNFVVVKGEIRYDEYMKELILSPMEICKSNPPEPKMDNSPVKRVELHLHTQMSKMDGVTSVKDIIKRASEWGHKAVAITDHGVVQAFPDAMDIAKKLNIKVLYGVEAYLVDDLSNVVEHSKNQSLLDEYVIFDLETTGLNREYNKIIEIGAVKVKNGQIIDRFSTFINPHENLSKEIVNLTNITDDMLVEAPEESEMLPKFFEFFGNSVLVAHNAKFDMGFIKKWAERNGKIVKNTVLDTVGLSRTIFPDMAKHTLNVIAKKLDISLENHHRAVDDAEATANIFIKFTEILKKEYNINNLDGVNELARTNIDVKKLRPNHAIILVKNQKGLRNLYELISKSNLEYFFRDPRIPKSEFLKLREGLIIGTACENGEFYQAVLNNADEDEIEKLANFYDYFEIQPIGNNEFLIENEKVSNINSVEDLQNINKKIIDYGKKYNKLVVATCDVHFLDKDDDYFRKIIMASKGFKDCDNQPPLYFRTTEEMLEEFEYLGKDLAYEVVVKNTNIIADMIEHILPIPDGTFPPEIEGSDKELTDITMKKAKSIYGEDLPKIVRDRLERELNSIIKNGFAVLYIIAQKIVWNSNDNGYIVGSRGSVGSSFAATMAGITEVNPLSPHYFCKNCKYSDFDSEEVLAYAGNSGWDLPDKVCPVCGTMLSKDGHDIPFETFLGFEGDKEPDIDLNFSGEFQAQAHQYTEELFGTGYVFKAGTIGTLADKTAYGYVKKYADERNMKISGAEINRLVEGCVGIKRTTGQHPGGLMVVPNTKSIYDFCPVQRPADDPTSNVITTHFDYHSISGRILKLDLLGHDVPTILRMLKDFTGFDPLNTPMDDKTTMSLFTSPNALGVSVEDIECDTGSLGLPEFGTPFVIQMLMDTKPNSFSDLVKISGLSHGTDVWFNNAQELIKNNVATLKEVIPTRDDIMVYLILKGVENKLAFTIMESVRKGKGLTPEFEQAMIEKNVPDWYIESCKRIKYMFPKGHAVAYVTNAFRMGYFKINYPYAFYASLFSVKVEDFDYDLMCFGLDKVQLAIKEIQALGKGATTKEKTKLVVLELVREMYKRGLKFTKMDLYKSKGFKFDVTEEGLLPPLCCVQGLGEQATQNIVEARENGLFDTVENLVERTKISKTVVEILKQNGVLQGMPDTNQLTLFM, from the coding sequence TTGGAAGATAAAAAATTTTCTAATGTTTTTTCTAAAATAAAATTATCTGCTAATGTAAAGACTGTTCTTAAAAATACTATTGTTTCTAATATAAAAATTAACAGTAGTAGGGCATTAGCTGAAATATTTTTACAAAGTGATAAAGTAGTAAATGAAAACTGCTTAAAAGACTTTGAAGAAGATATATTTGAAAATTTTAAATTTTTAAAAGAAGTAAATATATATTTAAAATATAATTTAGATGATTTAACATTACAACAAAAAGTAGAAAAAATTTGGGATAATATAGTAAAAGTTATAAAAGTAAAAAGTCCTATTTGTTTTCCTATATTTAAAGAGGCTACATTTAATATAGAAGAAAATATTTTAAATATAAACCTTTATAAAAGAGGAGCATTTATTTTTAAGGCTAAAAAGATAGATACTATTATAGAGGAAGTAATAAAAGATAGATTTGATATTAATGTTTTTGTAAAGTTTATAGATGTAAATACAAATATTAATAGCGCTAAAGAAAAAAATGATGAATTAAAAGAGCTTATAGCTAAGGCATTAGAAAACACTAATACACAAAACACACATCAAGTATCACAACAAGATAAATATCCAGATATAAATAAATTTAGGAGAGTAAAAAGGTTATCATTAAAAATAAAAGACACAATAGAAGAAGAAGTAAAAGAAATAAAAAATTCTGTAATAGACGGAGAAATAATAACTATAAAAGGTAAAATATTTGGTTTAGATATAACTGAAACTAAAAAAGGCAAATATATTGTAAAAGTAGACATAACAGATATGACAGATTCTATTAGTTTTAAATTTTTTACAGAACCAGAAGATTTTAAAGAAGATTATAGTGATATTGTAAAAAAAGGTAACTTTGTTGTAGTAAAAGGTGAAATAAGATATGATGAATATATGAAAGAGCTTATATTATCACCTATGGAAATTTGTAAATCAAATCCACCAGAACCTAAAATGGACAATAGTCCTGTAAAAAGGGTAGAGTTACATTTACATACTCAAATGAGCAAAATGGACGGAGTAACATCTGTAAAAGATATAATAAAAAGAGCAAGTGAATGGGGGCATAAAGCAGTTGCTATAACAGACCACGGAGTTGTACAAGCCTTTCCAGATGCTATGGATATAGCAAAAAAGCTTAATATAAAAGTGTTATATGGAGTTGAAGCATATTTAGTAGATGATTTATCAAATGTTGTAGAGCATAGTAAAAATCAAAGCTTATTAGATGAATATGTTATTTTTGACTTAGAAACAACAGGGCTTAATAGAGAGTATAATAAAATAATAGAAATAGGTGCTGTTAAGGTGAAAAATGGACAAATAATAGATAGATTTTCTACTTTTATAAACCCTCACGAAAATTTAAGTAAAGAGATAGTAAATCTAACTAATATAACAGATGATATGCTTGTAGAGGCTCCAGAAGAAAGTGAAATGTTACCTAAGTTTTTTGAGTTTTTTGGTAATAGTGTTTTAGTTGCACACAATGCTAAATTTGATATGGGATTTATAAAAAAATGGGCAGAACGAAATGGAAAAATAGTAAAAAATACTGTTTTAGACACAGTTGGGTTATCAAGGACTATTTTTCCAGATATGGCTAAACATACACTTAATGTAATTGCTAAAAAGTTAGATATTTCTTTAGAAAATCATCATAGAGCGGTAGATGATGCAGAAGCTACAGCAAATATATTTATAAAATTTACTGAAATATTAAAAAAGGAGTATAACATAAATAATCTTGATGGTGTAAATGAATTAGCAAGAACAAATATAGATGTAAAAAAACTAAGACCTAATCATGCTATAATACTTGTAAAAAATCAAAAAGGACTTAGAAATTTATATGAACTAATATCTAAATCTAACTTAGAATATTTTTTTAGAGACCCAAGAATACCAAAAAGTGAATTTTTAAAACTTAGAGAAGGTCTTATTATAGGTACAGCTTGTGAAAATGGAGAGTTTTATCAAGCAGTGTTAAACAATGCAGACGAAGATGAAATAGAAAAGTTAGCAAATTTTTATGATTATTTTGAGATACAACCAATAGGAAATAATGAGTTTTTAATAGAAAATGAAAAAGTATCTAACATTAACAGTGTAGAAGATTTACAAAATATAAATAAAAAAATTATAGACTATGGTAAAAAATATAATAAATTAGTAGTTGCTACTTGTGATGTACATTTTTTAGATAAAGATGACGATTATTTCAGAAAAATAATAATGGCTTCTAAAGGATTTAAAGATTGTGATAATCAACCACCTTTATATTTTAGAACAACTGAAGAAATGCTTGAAGAATTTGAATATTTAGGGAAAGATTTAGCCTATGAAGTAGTAGTAAAAAATACAAACATTATAGCAGATATGATAGAACATATATTGCCTATACCAGATGGTACATTCCCACCAGAAATAGAAGGCTCAGATAAAGAGCTAACAGATATAACAATGAAAAAAGCAAAAAGTATATATGGAGAAGACTTACCCAAAATAGTGAGAGATAGGCTAGAAAGGGAGTTAAACTCTATCATAAAAAATGGATTTGCTGTGTTATATATAATAGCTCAAAAAATAGTTTGGAATTCAAATGATAATGGATACATTGTTGGGTCTAGGGGGTCTGTTGGTTCATCTTTTGCCGCTACAATGGCAGGTATAACAGAGGTTAATCCTTTATCGCCACATTATTTTTGCAAAAATTGTAAATATTCAGATTTTGATTCTGAAGAAGTTTTAGCTTATGCAGGTAATTCTGGCTGGGATTTGCCAGACAAAGTATGCCCAGTATGTGGAACTATGCTATCAAAAGATGGACACGACATACCTTTTGAAACATTTTTAGGCTTTGAAGGAGACAAAGAACCAGATATAGATTTAAACTTTTCAGGAGAATTTCAAGCACAAGCCCATCAATATACAGAAGAGCTTTTTGGCACAGGATATGTGTTTAAAGCAGGAACTATAGGTACATTGGCAGACAAGACTGCATACGGTTATGTAAAAAAATATGCAGATGAAAGAAATATGAAAATAAGTGGTGCAGAGATAAATAGACTTGTAGAAGGGTGCGTTGGTATAAAAAGAACAACAGGACAACACCCAGGTGGGCTTATGGTTGTACCTAATACAAAAAGTATATATGATTTTTGCCCAGTACAAAGACCGGCAGATGACCCAACATCTAATGTTATAACTACTCATTTCGATTATCATTCTATAAGTGGGCGTATATTAAAACTAGATTTATTAGGACACGACGTGCCAACAATTTTACGTATGTTAAAAGACTTTACAGGGTTTGACCCGCTTAACACACCTATGGATGATAAAACAACTATGTCCTTATTTACTTCTCCTAATGCTTTAGGGGTAAGTGTTGAAGATATAGAATGTGATACAGGGTCTTTAGGTTTGCCAGAATTTGGTACACCTTTTGTTATACAAATGCTTATGGATACAAAGCCTAATAGTTTTTCAGACCTTGTTAAAATATCTGGACTTTCTCACGGTACAGATGTTTGGTTTAACAATGCTCAGGAGCTTATAAAAAACAATGTAGCTACTCTTAAAGAGGTTATACCAACAAGAGATGATATTATGGTTTATCTTATTTTAAAAGGAGTAGAAAATAAATTAGCTTTTACTATAATGGAATCTGTTAGAAAAGGTAAAGGTTTAACACCAGAATTTGAACAAGCTATGATAGAAAAAAATGTACCAGATTGGTATATAGAGTCTTGTAAAAGAATAAAATATATGTTTCCTAAAGGGCACGCAGTAGCATATGTTACAAATGCTTTTAGAATGGGATATTTTAAAATAAACTATCCTTATGCATTTTATGCTAGCTTATTTTCTGTTAAAGTAGAAGATTTCGACTATGATTTAATGTGCTTTGGATTAGACAAAGTACAATTAGCTATAAAAGAGATACAAGCATTAGGAAAAGGAGCTACAACAAAAGAAAAAACAAAATTAGTTGTTTTAGAGCTTGTTAGAGAAATGTATAAAAGAGGATTAAAATTTACAAAAATGGATTTATATAAGTCTAAAGGGTTTAAATTTGATGTTACAGAAGAGGGATTGTTGCCTCCTTTATGTTGCGTTCAAGGGCTTGGAGAGCAAGCTACGCAAAATATAGTAGAAGCTAGAGAAAATGGACTATTTGATACGGTTGAAAATCTTGTTGAACGTACTAAAATAAGTAAAACTGTTGTTGAAATATTAAAGCAAAATGGTGTTTTACAAGGTATGCCAGATACAAACCAACTTACATTATTTATGTAG